The DNA sequence CAGAGAGATCAAAACCAGGAGAAAACGATATGATATCAAACGCATTCAAACTCGCCGGCCGCGGCAACAAAGCGctgttcctcctcctcctcctggCACTTTCCTCAGCCTCAAACTCATCTGTTTCTgacaaatcagaagaagaaTCAGCATCATTACCACCACCAGCAACGTGCTGCACAACCTTATTGTCATCCTCAATATGGAACTTAATCTGCTTAAAGCCTTTCTTGAACCAGCGATTCTCCATGATGTCCGGAATGGAAATCCTCCTGTCAGGATTAGTATCAAGAAGCTTAGCAACAAGCCTGGACAATTCGGGGGAAAACCACCTAGGACAGCGAAACTCGCCCTTGTAGATCTTCTTATACATAGCCATAACGTTGCGATCATGGAAAGGTAAATAGCCAGCCATCAGAACGAACAAAACGACGCCACAAGACCAGATATCAACCTTCGCTGCGTCGTAACCCTTCCTCGCAAGAACTTCAGGTGCCACGTAAGCAGGGGTTCCGCAAAAGGTGTGGAACAAGCCATCCTGCCTAATCTGATCAGAAACGGCGCTCAGGCCGAAATCGGAGACCTTAAGGTCGCCGTTCTCGTCCAGCAAGAGATTCTCCGGTTTGAGGTCGCGGTGGAAGACGCCTCTGTTGTGGCAGAAGGAGACGGCGGAGATGAGTTGCTGGAAGTACTTTCGAGCGAGGTCTTCCTTGAGGCGGCCTTTGGCGACCTTGTTGAAGAGCTCGCCGCCGCGGACGTACTCCATGACGAAGTAGATCTTGGATTTGGTGGCCATGACTTCGAAGAGCTGGACGATGTTAGGGTGGCGGACGCGGCGGAGGATGGAGATCTCGCGCTTGATGTGGGAGACGAGGCCGCTCTTGAGGATCTTC is a window from the Arachis stenosperma cultivar V10309 chromosome 3, arast.V10309.gnm1.PFL2, whole genome shotgun sequence genome containing:
- the LOC130965251 gene encoding CBL-interacting serine/threonine-protein kinase 12-like, with amino-acid sequence MAEAVVVPNKNKESSLLLGRFEIGKLLGHGTFAKVYHARNIKTGEGVAIKVIDKEKILKSGLVSHIKREISILRRVRHPNIVQLFEVMATKSKIYFVMEYVRGGELFNKVAKGRLKEDLARKYFQQLISAVSFCHNRGVFHRDLKPENLLLDENGDLKVSDFGLSAVSDQIRQDGLFHTFCGTPAYVAPEVLARKGYDAAKVDIWSCGVVLFVLMAGYLPFHDRNVMAMYKKIYKGEFRCPRWFSPELSRLVAKLLDTNPDRRISIPDIMENRWFKKGFKQIKFHIEDDNKVVQHVAGGGNDADSSSDLSETDEFEAEESARRRRRNSALLPRPASLNAFDIISFSPGFDLSGLFEEKGDEARFVSGAPVSKIISKLEEIAQLVSFTVRKKDCRVSLEGSREGVKGPLTIAAEIFELTPSLVVVEVKKKGGDREEYERFCNTELKPGLQNLTVEDESQPQSHSETATASSSPLPSPTDELSQLRTLSDSAIHLPSELESLNLDT